The following are encoded together in the Mycolicibacterium arabiense genome:
- a CDS encoding 1,4-dihydroxy-2-naphthoyl-CoA synthase produces MSSDNPFDPSLWQPVQGFELTDITYHRHVVDGVRKPTVRIAFDRPEVRNAFRPHTVDELYRVLDHARMSSDVGVILLTGNGPSAKDGGWAFCSGGDQRIRGRTGYQYASGETADSIDPAQAGRLHILEVQRLIRFMPKPVICLVNGWAAGGGHSLHVVCDLTLASREHARFKQTDADVGSFDGGYGSAYLARQTGQKFAREIFFLGRPYTAEQMHAMGAVNEVVDHADLEKVALEWAHEINGKSPQAIRMLKFAFNLLDDGLVGQQVFAGEATRLAYMTDEAVEGRDAFLEKRDPDWSRFPRYF; encoded by the coding sequence GTGAGCTCAGACAACCCGTTCGACCCGTCTCTGTGGCAACCCGTGCAGGGCTTCGAACTCACCGACATCACCTATCACCGGCACGTCGTCGACGGCGTGCGCAAGCCGACCGTCCGCATCGCGTTCGACCGTCCTGAGGTGCGCAATGCGTTCCGGCCGCACACCGTCGACGAGCTGTACCGCGTCCTCGATCACGCACGAATGTCGTCGGACGTCGGGGTGATCCTGCTGACCGGCAACGGGCCGTCGGCCAAGGACGGTGGGTGGGCGTTCTGTTCCGGCGGCGATCAACGGATCCGCGGCCGCACCGGCTACCAGTACGCCTCCGGCGAGACCGCGGACAGCATCGACCCGGCACAGGCAGGCCGGTTGCACATCCTCGAGGTGCAGCGGTTGATCCGGTTCATGCCCAAGCCCGTGATCTGCCTGGTGAACGGCTGGGCCGCCGGCGGCGGGCACTCGCTGCACGTGGTGTGCGACCTGACGCTGGCCAGCCGGGAGCACGCGAGGTTCAAGCAGACCGACGCCGACGTGGGCAGCTTCGATGGCGGTTACGGCAGTGCCTATCTGGCCCGCCAGACCGGCCAGAAGTTCGCACGCGAGATCTTCTTCCTGGGCCGCCCGTACACCGCCGAGCAGATGCACGCGATGGGTGCGGTGAACGAGGTCGTCGACCACGCCGACCTCGAGAAGGTCGCGCTGGAGTGGGCCCATGAGATCAACGGGAAGTCGCCGCAGGCCATCCGAATGCTGAAGTTCGCGTTCAACCTGCTCGACGACGGGCTGGTCGGCCAGCAGGTGTTCGCAGGCGAGGCGACGCGCCTGGCCTACATGACCGACGAGGCCGTCGAGGGCCGCGACGCCTTCCTGGAGAAGCGCGACCCCGACTGGTCCCGGTTCCCCCGCTACTTCTAG
- a CDS encoding GNAT family N-acetyltransferase encodes MPGRTLTALRIDAGDVVLRKARDSDRDAIIAHASDPEVRAHLGGAQSRRDVARDLDEVGVSAVTGSPGAYLIADTASDAFVGTMSLTRRGVHHPGHVSPDGEELELAYTLSPRAWGRGWAFQAATAVLRAAAAELPDEPVIIVTHSANDRSLNLARRLGFEPATTFDEHGVQQTLAVVNLREFARA; translated from the coding sequence GTGCCCGGACGAACGCTGACCGCGCTGCGCATCGACGCCGGCGACGTCGTGCTGCGCAAGGCCCGCGACTCCGACCGCGACGCGATCATCGCCCATGCCAGCGATCCCGAGGTACGCGCGCACCTCGGCGGCGCGCAGTCGCGGCGCGACGTCGCGCGCGATCTCGACGAGGTCGGGGTGAGCGCCGTGACCGGCTCGCCCGGGGCCTACCTGATCGCGGACACAGCATCCGACGCCTTCGTCGGCACGATGTCGCTGACCCGCCGCGGCGTGCACCACCCTGGCCACGTCAGCCCAGACGGCGAGGAACTCGAACTCGCCTACACGCTGAGCCCGCGGGCCTGGGGGCGGGGCTGGGCGTTCCAGGCCGCCACCGCGGTACTGCGCGCGGCCGCCGCCGAGCTGCCCGACGAGCCCGTGATCATCGTGACGCACAGCGCCAACGACAGGTCGCTCAACCTCGCCCGACGGCTCGGATTCGAGCCCGCGACGACGTTCGACGAGCACGGCGTCCAGCAGACGCTTGCGGTGGTGAATCTGCGCGAGTTCGCGCGGGCCTAA
- a CDS encoding SDR family oxidoreductase, with translation MTRNPLRRLSDSLLLASMRPPLTAQLLAPRRDIDLTGKRILVTGASSGIGEAGARKLAAAGAKLIVVARRRDLLDAVVADVTAAGGDATAIDCDLSDLDAVDALVADVDERFGGVDVLINNAGRSIRRPLAESLDRWHDVERTMTLNYYSPLRLIRGFGPGMRERRDGHVINVSTWGVLSESSPLFAVYNASKAALTAVSRVVETEWAADGVHSTTLFYPLVKTPMIAPTRAYDGVPGLSADEAAEWMVTAARNRPVRIAPRMAMTADFVNTFAPGAVDAVMKRQRVQPTGI, from the coding sequence GTGACCAGGAACCCGTTGCGCCGCCTGTCCGACAGCCTGCTGCTGGCCAGCATGCGTCCGCCGTTGACCGCGCAGTTGCTCGCGCCGCGGCGCGACATCGACCTGACCGGCAAGCGCATCCTCGTCACCGGTGCGTCGTCGGGCATCGGCGAGGCCGGTGCCCGCAAGCTGGCAGCCGCCGGGGCCAAGCTCATCGTGGTCGCGCGCCGCAGGGACCTGCTCGACGCGGTGGTCGCCGACGTCACCGCGGCAGGTGGGGATGCGACCGCGATCGACTGCGACCTGTCCGATCTCGACGCCGTCGATGCCCTGGTGGCCGACGTCGACGAGAGGTTCGGCGGGGTGGACGTGCTGATCAACAACGCGGGCCGCTCGATCCGGCGGCCACTGGCCGAGTCGCTGGACCGGTGGCACGACGTCGAGCGCACGATGACGCTGAACTACTACTCGCCGCTGCGGTTGATCCGTGGGTTCGGGCCTGGAATGCGGGAGCGCCGCGACGGTCACGTCATCAACGTCTCGACCTGGGGCGTGCTGAGCGAGTCGTCGCCGCTGTTCGCCGTCTACAACGCGAGCAAGGCCGCGCTGACCGCCGTGAGCCGGGTCGTCGAAACCGAGTGGGCAGCCGACGGCGTGCACTCCACGACGCTGTTCTACCCCCTGGTGAAGACCCCGATGATCGCTCCGACGCGGGCCTACGACGGAGTGCCGGGCCTGAGCGCCGACGAGGCGGCCGAATGGATGGTGACCGCGGCGCGCAACCGTCCAGTGCGCATCGCCCCACGGATGGCGATGACCGCCGACTTCGTCAACACGTTCGCGCCGGGCGCGGTGGACGCCGTCATGAAGCGCCAGCGGGTGCAGCCCACCGGCATTTAG
- a CDS encoding ATP-binding cassette domain-containing protein: MSDLAIALDGVTKRYGDHQALSGVTFSAPVGSVLGVLGPNGAGKTTTINILATLQRPTGGTATVAGFDVVTQAGKVRESIGLTGQYAAIDELLTGRENLVLFARLRGMDKQSARARADEMLATFSLTDAGDKRVATYSGGMRRRVDIACGLVVPPKVVFLDEPTTGLDPRSRREVWDLVGSLRHQGITTLLTTQYLEEADALSDSIVVIDRGRVIADGTPDDLKRTIGGSYCEISPVDLADLPRVAAALDGFAGVETDPDRGTVSVPAPDGFATMSEVFGRVAPLDLDLHDISLRKPSLDEVFFKLTGAPVQESAP; this comes from the coding sequence GTGTCCGACCTCGCGATCGCCCTCGACGGCGTAACCAAGCGCTACGGCGACCATCAGGCGCTGAGCGGCGTCACGTTCTCGGCGCCGGTGGGCTCGGTGCTTGGCGTGCTCGGCCCCAACGGCGCGGGCAAGACCACGACGATCAACATCCTCGCCACGCTGCAGCGGCCCACCGGCGGCACCGCGACCGTCGCCGGGTTCGACGTCGTGACCCAGGCCGGGAAGGTGCGCGAGTCGATCGGTCTCACCGGCCAGTACGCCGCCATCGACGAACTGCTGACCGGCCGGGAGAACCTCGTCCTGTTCGCCCGGCTGCGTGGCATGGACAAGCAGAGCGCCCGAGCGCGCGCCGACGAGATGCTCGCGACCTTCAGCCTCACCGACGCGGGCGACAAGCGCGTCGCCACCTACTCCGGAGGCATGCGCCGCCGCGTCGACATCGCCTGCGGCCTGGTGGTCCCGCCCAAGGTCGTGTTCCTCGACGAGCCCACCACCGGCCTCGATCCGCGTAGCCGGCGGGAGGTGTGGGACCTCGTCGGATCGCTACGGCACCAAGGGATTACGACCCTGCTGACCACCCAGTACCTCGAGGAGGCCGACGCGCTGTCGGACTCCATCGTCGTCATCGACCGCGGCCGCGTGATCGCCGACGGCACCCCCGACGACCTCAAGCGCACGATCGGCGGGAGCTACTGCGAGATCAGCCCGGTCGACCTCGCCGACCTGCCCAGGGTGGCCGCCGCGCTCGACGGCTTCGCAGGCGTCGAGACCGACCCCGACCGCGGCACGGTGTCGGTCCCAGCGCCCGACGGCTTCGCCACGATGTCCGAGGTGTTCGGTCGCGTCGCCCCGCTCGACCTCGACCTGCACGACATCTCGCTGCGCAAGCCGTCACTCGACGAGGTCTTCTTCAAGCTGACCGGAGCACCCGTCCAGGAATCCGCCCCGTGA
- a CDS encoding ABC transporter permease, which translates to MSALAALTKRSVLGTLRDGDLIFAIGGPVAFFVCFNITLRHVIDTGDVNYPQYILPVIVVQAMIFTAMTTADRAARDNLSGMGIRLRSLPMTSLVPVTARMLSALIRATASLAAAVAVGYAFGFRFQGDVLHVLGFCGIALLLSLALSLGADALGSMSTNAEAAGQTLLIPQLLLVMLSTGIAPASAFPGWLGWFVTRQPVSQIAQTLRELAQGQVTTADLLLSLAWCTGLLALFGGIAVRMQRRAV; encoded by the coding sequence GTGAGCGCGCTGGCCGCCCTGACCAAGCGGTCGGTACTCGGCACACTGCGCGACGGCGATCTGATCTTCGCGATCGGCGGACCGGTCGCGTTCTTCGTGTGCTTCAACATCACGTTGCGCCACGTGATCGACACCGGCGACGTCAACTACCCGCAGTACATCCTGCCCGTAATCGTGGTGCAGGCGATGATCTTCACCGCGATGACGACCGCGGACCGCGCGGCGCGAGACAACCTCAGCGGCATGGGCATTCGGCTGCGCAGCTTGCCGATGACGTCACTGGTACCGGTGACGGCTCGCATGCTCTCGGCGCTGATCCGCGCCACCGCGTCGCTGGCCGCGGCGGTCGCCGTCGGCTACGCGTTCGGCTTCCGGTTCCAGGGCGACGTCCTACACGTACTCGGGTTCTGCGGCATCGCGCTGCTGCTGTCGCTGGCTCTGTCGCTGGGCGCCGACGCGCTCGGCTCGATGTCCACGAACGCCGAGGCGGCCGGGCAGACCCTGCTCATCCCGCAGCTGCTGCTGGTCATGCTGTCGACCGGCATCGCGCCCGCATCGGCGTTTCCCGGCTGGCTCGGGTGGTTCGTCACGCGGCAGCCGGTGTCGCAGATCGCCCAGACGCTGCGCGAACTCGCCCAGGGGCAGGTGACGACTGCCGACCTGCTCCTGAGCCTGGCGTGGTGTACCGGACTGCTGGCGCTGTTCGGCGGCATCGCGGTCCGGATGCAGAGGAGGGCCGTGTGA
- a CDS encoding ABC transporter permease, with protein sequence MTSTFVSQSRLQAGRLLVRWTREPVVLIQALIFPTFLLVVYKLVIGESIATLTGSNSLYGLVPMCAIVGALFGAIGAGAALPDERESGLLSRLWALPVHRASALSGRLLAEAGRALVGSLAITAVGITMGLRFTGSWLGAVGFVLVPVLMVVGFATVIVAVGVQAGGKNIITGLSTVCFLLLFFNSGMVPIEVFPGWLQPAVRAQPMSPAIEAMRGLAEGGPTLWPVLQSMAWVAGLLAVFGPIAVRGYRKAAEAGT encoded by the coding sequence GTGACAAGCACATTCGTCTCGCAGAGCAGGCTGCAGGCCGGACGTCTGCTGGTGCGGTGGACGCGTGAGCCGGTCGTCCTCATCCAGGCGCTGATCTTCCCCACCTTCCTACTGGTGGTCTACAAGCTGGTAATCGGCGAGTCGATCGCGACCCTCACCGGGAGCAATAGCCTGTACGGCCTGGTGCCGATGTGTGCGATCGTCGGCGCCCTGTTCGGCGCAATCGGCGCGGGCGCGGCACTGCCCGACGAGCGCGAGTCCGGACTGCTGAGCCGGCTGTGGGCACTGCCCGTGCACCGGGCCAGCGCACTGTCCGGACGGCTCCTCGCCGAAGCGGGCCGAGCGCTGGTCGGATCGCTGGCCATCACCGCGGTGGGCATCACGATGGGTCTGCGCTTCACCGGGAGTTGGCTCGGTGCGGTCGGCTTCGTGCTGGTTCCCGTCCTGATGGTGGTCGGGTTCGCGACGGTGATCGTCGCGGTCGGCGTGCAGGCGGGCGGCAAGAACATCATCACCGGGCTGTCGACGGTGTGCTTCCTGCTGCTGTTCTTCAACTCCGGCATGGTGCCCATCGAAGTGTTCCCCGGCTGGCTGCAGCCCGCCGTGCGCGCGCAGCCGATGTCGCCCGCGATCGAGGCGATGCGCGGTCTGGCCGAGGGTGGCCCCACGCTGTGGCCGGTACTGCAGTCGATGGCGTGGGTGGCGGGGCTGTTGGCGGTGTTCGGCCCGATTGCCGTGCGTGGCTACCGCAAGGCCGCCGAAGCGGGGACCTGA
- a CDS encoding VOC family protein, which yields MEILASRVLFRPADYARSIEFYRDDIGLAVAREYGAGTVFYAGQSLIELAGHGSPAEGAPPFPGALWLQVRDVYATQSELEGRGVTIARTAKQEPWGLHEMHVTDPDGVTLIFVQVPETHPLRRDTRND from the coding sequence ATGGAGATTCTCGCCAGTCGGGTCCTGTTCCGGCCGGCGGACTATGCGCGGTCGATCGAGTTCTACCGCGACGACATCGGTCTCGCGGTCGCTCGCGAGTACGGCGCAGGCACGGTGTTCTACGCCGGGCAGTCGCTGATCGAACTCGCCGGTCACGGCTCACCGGCCGAGGGAGCGCCGCCGTTTCCCGGAGCGCTGTGGCTGCAGGTGCGCGACGTCTACGCGACCCAGTCCGAACTGGAGGGGCGCGGCGTGACCATCGCCCGCACCGCAAAGCAGGAGCCGTGGGGTCTGCACGAAATGCACGTGACCGACCCCGACGGCGTCACGCTGATCTTCGTTCAGGTGCCCGAGACGCATCCGCTGCGCCGCGACACCAGAAACGACTAG
- a CDS encoding DUF3349 domain-containing protein yields MTETQSASSFDNVVNWLRAGYPEGVPPKDYFALLALLKRSLTEEQVVKAAQTVLKSVDSDTVTEGQIRGAVEAVIEKEPNPEEINQVAARLASVGWPLAAPASPVS; encoded by the coding sequence ATGACCGAGACGCAGAGCGCGAGTTCGTTCGACAACGTCGTCAACTGGCTGCGTGCGGGCTACCCCGAAGGTGTCCCGCCGAAGGACTACTTCGCGCTGCTGGCGCTACTGAAGCGCTCGCTGACCGAGGAGCAGGTCGTCAAGGCGGCTCAGACGGTGCTCAAGAGCGTGGACTCCGACACCGTTACCGAGGGACAGATCCGCGGGGCCGTCGAGGCGGTCATCGAGAAGGAGCCCAACCCCGAGGAGATCAACCAGGTGGCGGCGCGGTTGGCGTCGGTCGGCTGGCCTTTAGCGGCGCCGGCCTCGCCGGTCTCCTAG
- a CDS encoding inorganic phosphate transporter gives MSAELIILVLLIATALAFDFTNGFHDTGNAMATSIATGALKPKTAVILAGILNLVGAFLSVEVAITVTTSVLKIQDSKTGSLVEGIDASTGLTIIFAGLIGGILWNLLTWLFGIPSSSSHALFGGLIGAGLAALGTAGVNWSGVFGKVIVPALAAPFIAGLVAACGTWIVYRLTRKVLKKRREEGFRWGQIATASLVALAHGTNDAQKTMGVIALALITTGHLTGDVKEDGLPFWVIASCALAIGLGTYIGGWRVIRTLGKGLVEIESPQGLAAEASSAAIILSSSAAGMALSTTHVATGSILGSGVGKPGAQVRWAVAGRMAMAWLITLPAAGLVGALSFWLSHFVENATGSSLAGDGLIFVILVALSGYMYWRAQQQKVNHENVNADWDESTNSVVPADARDIAADPTKPTASV, from the coding sequence ATGAGCGCTGAGCTGATCATTCTGGTGCTGTTGATAGCCACGGCACTGGCATTCGACTTCACCAACGGGTTCCACGACACCGGCAATGCGATGGCCACGTCCATCGCGACCGGTGCGCTGAAGCCCAAGACCGCCGTCATCCTGGCGGGCATCCTGAACCTGGTCGGCGCATTCCTCTCGGTCGAGGTCGCCATTACCGTCACCACGTCGGTCCTGAAGATCCAGGACAGCAAGACCGGGTCGCTGGTCGAGGGCATCGACGCGTCGACGGGCCTGACGATCATCTTCGCCGGCCTGATCGGCGGCATCCTGTGGAACCTGCTCACGTGGCTGTTCGGCATCCCGTCGAGTTCGTCGCACGCGCTGTTCGGCGGTCTGATCGGCGCCGGACTGGCAGCGCTCGGCACGGCGGGCGTCAACTGGAGCGGCGTGTTCGGCAAGGTCATCGTCCCCGCCCTCGCAGCGCCCTTCATCGCAGGCCTGGTTGCGGCGTGCGGCACCTGGATCGTCTACCGCCTGACCCGCAAGGTCCTCAAGAAGCGCCGCGAGGAGGGCTTCCGCTGGGGCCAGATCGCCACCGCGTCACTCGTCGCATTGGCCCACGGCACCAACGACGCACAGAAGACCATGGGCGTCATCGCGCTCGCGCTCATCACCACCGGTCACCTCACCGGCGACGTGAAGGAGGACGGCCTGCCGTTCTGGGTCATCGCGTCCTGCGCCCTGGCGATCGGCCTCGGTACCTACATCGGCGGCTGGCGCGTGATCCGCACGCTGGGCAAGGGTCTGGTCGAGATCGAGTCCCCGCAGGGTCTGGCGGCCGAGGCGTCCTCGGCGGCGATCATCCTGTCCTCGAGCGCCGCGGGCATGGCGCTGTCGACCACCCACGTCGCGACCGGATCCATCCTCGGTAGCGGTGTCGGCAAGCCCGGCGCGCAGGTGCGCTGGGCGGTCGCGGGCCGGATGGCCATGGCGTGGCTGATCACGCTGCCCGCCGCCGGACTCGTCGGTGCGCTGTCCTTCTGGCTCTCGCACTTCGTCGAGAACGCGACCGGTTCGTCGCTCGCAGGCGACGGCCTCATCTTCGTCATCCTGGTGGCGCTGTCGGGCTACATGTACTGGCGCGCCCAGCAGCAGAAGGTCAACCACGAGAACGTCAACGCCGACTGGGACGAGTCGACCAACTCGGTGGTCCCCGCCGACGCCCGCGACATCGCGGCCGACCCGACCAAACCCACGGCTTCGGTCTGA
- a CDS encoding DUF3349 domain-containing protein, with protein MNAFLTKIVAWITSGYPEGVPGPDRVPLMALLDRRLSKDEVKTVTQALLDRGEFDHVDIGVQITQVTDELPREEDVERVRARLAKKGWPLDDPRGEDSAGGPT; from the coding sequence GTGAACGCGTTCCTGACGAAGATCGTGGCCTGGATTACCTCGGGCTACCCCGAAGGCGTTCCCGGCCCCGACCGGGTGCCGCTCATGGCGCTGCTCGACCGTCGACTGTCCAAGGACGAGGTCAAGACCGTGACCCAGGCGCTGCTCGACCGCGGCGAGTTCGACCACGTGGACATCGGCGTGCAGATCACCCAGGTCACCGACGAACTCCCACGCGAGGAGGACGTCGAGCGGGTGCGGGCACGCCTGGCGAAGAAGGGTTGGCCGCTGGACGACCCCCGTGGCGAGGATTCGGCCGGAGGTCCCACATAG
- the menE gene encoding o-succinylbenzoate--CoA ligase, translating to MAALRAVVIPPVPSPSALVAALEGVLDGRESGIVPLPADEREAELLAGALRVGEDVADDVAVVVSTSGTTGTPKGAMLTAAALIASADATNERLGGPGSWLLALPAHHVAGLQVVVRSIISGTIPVTLIPSFAPGELRAAIDEMDSGRRYASLVAVQLDKALSDPVDAAALAELDAVLIGGGPMPAGLAERASRAGVSVVRTYGMSETAGGCVYDGVPLEGVAVRIDDGRILLGGATVAKGYRNPVSPDPFAEPGWFRTDDAGAVDDSGALRVLGRIDDAISTGGLTVMPGLVEAALATHPAIADCAVFGVTDPRLGQRVAAAVVLTAGGAPPTPAELREHVGQTLDATAAPREVHVVDELPRRGIGKVDRRELTTRFDTGA from the coding sequence ATAGCCGCCCTGCGCGCGGTCGTCATACCGCCCGTACCCAGCCCGTCGGCACTGGTCGCCGCACTCGAAGGCGTCCTCGACGGCCGTGAGTCCGGCATCGTCCCGCTGCCCGCCGACGAGCGGGAGGCCGAACTCCTGGCCGGCGCGCTGCGCGTCGGCGAGGACGTCGCCGACGACGTCGCGGTCGTCGTGTCGACCTCCGGCACGACCGGAACGCCCAAGGGCGCCATGTTGACTGCGGCCGCCCTGATCGCGAGCGCCGACGCCACCAACGAACGTCTCGGCGGTCCCGGAAGCTGGCTGCTCGCCCTGCCCGCCCACCACGTCGCGGGGCTGCAGGTCGTGGTGCGCAGCATCATCTCTGGCACCATCCCGGTCACGCTGATCCCCAGCTTCGCCCCCGGGGAACTGCGCGCCGCCATCGACGAGATGGACTCCGGTCGCCGCTATGCGTCGCTGGTGGCCGTGCAACTCGACAAGGCGCTGTCCGATCCGGTCGACGCCGCCGCACTCGCCGAACTCGACGCCGTCCTGATCGGCGGCGGGCCGATGCCTGCCGGGCTCGCCGAACGTGCCTCCCGCGCAGGGGTTTCCGTCGTCCGGACGTACGGCATGAGCGAGACGGCGGGTGGGTGCGTGTACGACGGCGTGCCCTTGGAAGGCGTGGCAGTGCGCATCGACGACGGCCGCATCCTGCTCGGCGGCGCCACCGTCGCCAAGGGCTACCGCAACCCGGTCAGCCCGGATCCGTTCGCCGAGCCGGGCTGGTTCCGCACCGACGACGCAGGCGCCGTCGACGACTCGGGCGCACTGCGCGTGCTGGGCCGCATCGACGACGCGATCAGCACCGGCGGGCTGACCGTCATGCCGGGACTCGTCGAGGCGGCGCTGGCCACGCACCCCGCCATCGCCGACTGCGCGGTGTTCGGCGTGACCGACCCGCGCCTGGGTCAGCGCGTCGCGGCGGCAGTCGTCCTCACCGCGGGTGGCGCGCCGCCAACGCCCGCCGAGTTGCGCGAGCACGTCGGCCAGACACTGGACGCCACCGCCGCGCCTCGCGAGGTGCACGTCGTCGACGAGCTGCCGCGCCGGGGCATCGGCAAGGTCGACCGTAGGGAACTCACCACGCGATTCGACACCGGAGCATGA
- a CDS encoding pyridoxamine 5'-phosphate oxidase family protein, whose product MGREVTVVTSVEELRAIVGHPNAAVADKVKPRLSAVQRDWLAHSPLGFVASADAHGRVDVSPKGDPPGFVHVIDDATIAIPERPGNKRVDGYLNVLQRPHVGTVFVIPGRGDTLRINGTARVVSNADYFDAMVVDGKRPILALEIAVEEVFFHCAKAFLRSDAWKPETWNPTAVPSVAELAKAVYREISLEELQTHFDEDNMRSALY is encoded by the coding sequence ATGGGTCGCGAAGTCACCGTCGTCACCAGTGTCGAGGAACTGCGGGCGATCGTCGGTCATCCGAACGCCGCGGTCGCCGACAAGGTCAAGCCGCGACTGTCGGCCGTCCAGCGGGATTGGCTGGCACACTCGCCGCTCGGCTTCGTCGCCAGTGCCGATGCCCACGGCCGAGTCGACGTCTCCCCCAAGGGCGATCCGCCGGGCTTCGTCCACGTCATCGACGACGCCACCATCGCGATCCCAGAGCGGCCGGGCAACAAGCGCGTGGACGGCTACCTCAACGTGCTGCAGCGTCCCCACGTCGGGACGGTGTTCGTCATCCCGGGCCGCGGTGACACGCTGCGCATCAACGGGACGGCGCGGGTGGTGTCCAACGCGGACTACTTCGACGCGATGGTCGTGGACGGCAAGCGCCCGATCCTCGCGCTCGAGATCGCGGTCGAGGAGGTGTTCTTCCACTGCGCCAAGGCGTTCCTGCGGTCGGACGCGTGGAAGCCCGAGACGTGGAATCCGACTGCGGTGCCGAGCGTCGCCGAGTTGGCCAAGGCGGTCTACCGCGAGATCAGCCTCGAGGAGCTGCAGACGCACTTCGACGAGGACAACATGCGTTCCGCCCTGTACTGA
- a CDS encoding AI-2E family transporter has product MTSAAGRDDQAVHPLVRAAAAWSWRLLVIGAAAYALLWLLQTMGVVVVSIAIALILTALLLPAVDFLDRYGAVRGGAVAFVMVLGLAILTGVMSFVVNQFVDGAPQLVDEVTRSIEGARAWLINGPADLSRDQINQAGDTVIDSLRDHQAQLTTGALSTAGTIAEILTGALLCLFTVIFFLLGGRNIWEFVTRLIPRAQRARVREAGAAGFHSLAGYARATSLVALVDAVAIGSGLAIMGIPLALPLASLIFLGAFVPVVGALVTGFLAVIVALLAKGIVYALITLALIIAVMQLEAHVLQPLVMGRAVSLHPLAVVIGITAGGVLAGVIGALLVVPAIAFFNSFVRVLAAQDPDSEADSLDDEDGPLVDSNVDDPGPKR; this is encoded by the coding sequence GTGACCTCTGCCGCGGGGCGTGATGACCAGGCGGTACATCCCCTGGTCCGCGCCGCCGCGGCGTGGTCATGGCGGCTGCTCGTCATAGGGGCGGCCGCCTATGCACTGCTCTGGCTACTTCAGACCATGGGCGTCGTGGTCGTCTCGATCGCGATCGCCCTGATCCTCACCGCGCTCCTGCTGCCCGCCGTCGACTTCCTAGATCGTTACGGCGCGGTTCGCGGGGGCGCGGTGGCGTTCGTCATGGTGCTCGGTCTGGCCATCCTCACCGGTGTCATGTCGTTCGTCGTCAACCAATTCGTCGACGGTGCACCGCAACTCGTCGACGAGGTGACCCGCAGCATCGAAGGTGCCCGCGCCTGGCTCATCAACGGGCCGGCCGACCTCAGCCGCGACCAGATCAACCAGGCCGGCGACACCGTCATCGACTCGCTGCGCGACCATCAGGCGCAGCTCACCACTGGCGCCCTGTCCACCGCGGGCACCATCGCCGAGATCCTCACCGGCGCACTGCTGTGCCTCTTCACGGTCATCTTCTTCCTCCTCGGCGGCCGCAACATCTGGGAATTCGTCACCCGTCTCATCCCGCGCGCTCAGCGGGCGCGCGTGCGCGAAGCTGGTGCGGCCGGGTTCCATTCACTGGCCGGCTATGCGCGCGCCACGTCGCTGGTGGCCCTCGTCGACGCCGTCGCCATCGGCAGCGGCCTGGCGATCATGGGCATTCCGCTGGCGCTGCCGCTGGCCTCACTCATCTTCCTCGGCGCCTTCGTCCCCGTGGTGGGCGCTCTGGTCACCGGCTTCCTCGCGGTGATCGTGGCCCTACTGGCCAAGGGCATCGTGTACGCGCTGATCACCCTTGCGCTCATCATCGCCGTCATGCAGCTCGAAGCCCACGTCCTGCAGCCGTTGGTCATGGGTCGCGCGGTGTCGCTGCACCCGCTCGCCGTGGTCATCGGCATCACCGCGGGCGGTGTGCTGGCGGGCGTGATCGGCGCCCTGCTCGTGGTGCCTGCCATCGCGTTCTTCAACAGTTTCGTGCGAGTCCTCGCCGCCCAGGATCCCGACTCGGAGGCCGATTCGCTCGACGACGAGGACGGCCCCCTGGTCGACTCGAACGTCGACGACCCTGGGCCCAAGCGCTAG